A single region of the Nicotiana sylvestris chromosome 6, ASM39365v2, whole genome shotgun sequence genome encodes:
- the LOC104244761 gene encoding uncharacterized protein — MLEQLLIFTRGGLILWTCKELGNALRGSPIDTLIRSCLLEERSGAASYNYDAPGAAYTLKWTFHNELGLVFVAVYQRILHLLYVDELLAMVKREFSEIYDPKKTVYNEFDDVFQQLRKEAEARAEEMKKSKQVGKPVTNNLGKKQGQVQKGITNGGNKKKSGSESGSDGGDSDKVKSRAMENGHSNSSNGNGVVQANGKENGSSDSGAFDVNKLQKLRAKGGKKTDTVIKGSKATDTVVKGSKAEPTKKIKKNRVWDDSPTESKLDFTDPMSENGNENIAVVAAVQGESMMDKEEIVSSDSETEEDEEPGKDSKVEGKKKGWFSSMFQSIAGKANLEKADLEPALKALKDRLMTKNVAEEIAEKLCESVAASLEGKKLASFTRISSTVQAAMEEALVRILTPKRSIDILRDVHAAKEQGKPYVVVFVGVNGVGKSTNLAKVAYWLQQHNINVMMAACDTFRSGAVEQLRTHARRLQIPIFEKGYEKDPAIVAKEAIQEANRNGSDVVLVDTAGRMQDNEPLMRALSKLIYVNSPDLILFVGEALVGNDAVDQLSKFNQKLGDLSPSPNPRLIDGILLTKFDTIDDKVGAALSMVYISGAPVMFVGCGQSYTDLKKLNVKSIVKTLLK; from the exons ATGTTAGAGCAGTTACTGATATTCACTAGAGGAGGCTTGATCCTCTGGACATGTAAAGAGCTTGGAAATGCTCTCAGAGGTTCTCCAATTGACACGTTGATTCGTTCATGTCTTTTGGAGGAACGTTCAGGTGCTGCTTCATATAATTATGATGCACCAGGAGCTGCATACACTCTTAAATGGACGTTTCACAATGAACTGGGGCTTGTGTTTGTTGCTGTGTATCAGCGAATTCTTCATCTTTTGTATGTGGATGAATTGCTTGCTATGGTTAAGCGGGAATTCTCGGAGATTTATGACCCCAAAAAAACTGTTTACAATGAATTTGATGATGTTTTTCAGCAGCTTAGGAAGGAGGCTGAGGCGCGTGCTGAGGAAATGAAGAAGTCGAAGCAGGTCGGCAAGCCTGTCACCAATAATCTAGGTAAGAAGCAAGGACAAGTGCAAAAGGGCATTACGAATGGAGGTAATAAAAAAAAGAGTGGTTCTGAATCAGGAAGTGATGGTGGTGATAGCGATAAAGTAAAAAGTCGTGCCATGGAAAATGGCCATTCTAACAGTAGTAATGGAAATGGAGTAGTACAGGCTAACGGTAAAGAGAATGGAAGTTCTGATTCTGGGGCTTTTGATGTAAATAAGCTACAGAAGCTTAGGGCTAAAGGTGGGAAGAAAACTGATACTGTTATAAAGGGTTCGAAGGCAACCGATACTGTTGTAAAGGGTTCCAAGGCAGAGCCTACAAAAAAGATAAAGAAGAACAGAGTCTGGGATGATTCACCTACCGAGTCAAAATTGGATTTCACGGATCCTATGAGTGAGAATGGGAATGAGAATATAGCAGTTGTGGCAGCAGTTCAAGGTGAGAGTATGATGGACAAAGAGGAGATTGTGAGTAGTGATAGTGAGACCGAGGAGGATGAGGAGCCAGGGAAAGACAGCAAGGTCGAGGGAAAGAAGAAAGGTTGGTTCTCATCCATGTTCCAGAG TATCGCAGGAAAGGCTAATTTGGAGAAGGCCGACTTAGAACCAGCTTTAAAAGCTCTTAAGGACAGGCTGATGACCAAGAATGTG GCCGAAGAAATTGCTGAAAAGCTTTGTGAATCAGTCGCGGCAAGTCTGGAGGGTAAAAAGCTTGCCTCATTTACAAGAATTTCTTCAACAGTTCAG GCAGCaatggaggaggcccttgttcgCATCTTAACTCCTAAACGTTCCATTGATATTTTGAGGGATGTTCATGCCGCGAAGGAACAAGGAAAACCATATGTTGTGGTTTTTGTAGGAGTTAATGGAGTTGGAAAATCTACCAATCTTGCTAAGGTAGCTTATTGGCTTCAGCAGCACAACATCAATGTAATGATGGCTGCCTGTGACACATTCAGATCAGGAGCTGTAGAGCAGCTGCGTACTCATGCACGCAGACTTCAG ATCCCCATATTTGAGAAGGGCTATGAGAAGGATCCTGCTATTGTTGCTAAGGAAGCAATTCAGGAGGCTAATCGAAATGGTTCAGATGTTGTTCTTGTTGATACAGCTGGTCGTATGCAG GATAATGAGCCGCTGATGCGAGCACTTTCCAAGCTTATATATGTCAATAGTCCAGATCTGATCCTGTTTGTTGGTGAGGCACTTGTCGGAAATGATGCTGTTGATCAGTTGTCAAAGTTCAACCAG AAATTAGGTGATCTTTCACCCTCACCAAATCCAAGGTTGATCGATGGAATTCTGCTTACCAAGTTTGACACCATTGATGATAAG GTGGGAGCTGCATTGTCCATGGTTTATATATCCGGTGCCCCCGTCATGTTTGTGGGATGTGGTCAATCTTACACAGACTTGAAGAAGCTGAATGTTAAGTCCATCGTGAAAACACTCCTCAAATGA